The Hymenobacter sp. DG01 genome has a segment encoding these proteins:
- a CDS encoding DUF3109 family protein, translating to MIQIQNTLISDDVRDNFFVCNLEACKGACCVEGDLGAPLEEDELQILQNEYEAIKPFLTEAGRQAIEQQGLYIKDWEGDFSTTTINDRECAYALYDERGILKCGIEQAYLAGVTSFKKPISCHLYPIRITKYDGFEALNYDRWSICSPACSFGANLGVRVYQFLKEPLIRKYGEEWYGELVHEIEHGDAQVG from the coding sequence ATGATTCAGATTCAGAATACCCTGATTTCCGACGATGTTCGGGACAACTTCTTTGTGTGCAACCTCGAAGCCTGCAAAGGTGCCTGCTGCGTAGAAGGCGACCTGGGCGCCCCGCTGGAAGAAGACGAGCTGCAGATTCTGCAAAACGAATACGAAGCCATCAAGCCCTTCCTGACCGAAGCCGGCCGCCAGGCCATCGAGCAGCAGGGCCTGTACATTAAGGACTGGGAGGGCGACTTCAGCACCACCACCATCAATGACCGGGAGTGCGCCTACGCCCTCTACGACGAGCGGGGCATCCTGAAGTGCGGCATCGAGCAGGCCTACCTGGCGGGCGTCACTTCCTTCAAAAAGCCCATCAGCTGCCATCTGTATCCCATTCGCATCACTAAGTACGACGGCTTCGAAGCCCTGAACTACGACCGGTGGAGCATCTGTTCACCCGCCTGCTCCTTTGGGGCCAACCTGGGTGTTCGGGTCTATCAGTTCCTCAAGGAGCCCCTGATCCGCAAGTACGGCGAGGAGTGGTACGGCGAGCTGGTGCATGAAATCGAGCACGGCGACGCACAAGTGGGGTAG
- a CDS encoding glycosyltransferase family 4 protein, with product MNSATASANPAVFPISLLCLSNSWGGLELNTVRFADWMRQRGWPVQIITLPGSPIATRTTELRLPLATLQNPWKAADIPAAGRLASLLRGFDTRVLIVTRNGDLGLAVLCKTFRMPQLRLVYQQHMQLGLAKRGLLHTLRYRALDAWLSPLPGLARQVQEKTRLAAEKLHVVPLGIELEKFAQPGFSQAEARAELGLFLPPNAVLMGLIGRFDDGKGQNFVVEALGKLREKHSQLHVLFVGEPTRNEGNAYREAVQKRVQELGLTEAVHVREFTLKPEVAYRALDISITASVNETYGMVTIEAMAAGLPVVASATGGTLEIVRDGNTGLLFPLRDEAAFADAVEQLLEVPELAERLGQQARKEALATYSHHRQCELTENVLRTLV from the coding sequence GTGAATTCTGCCACTGCTTCCGCTAACCCCGCTGTGTTTCCCATCTCGTTGCTATGCCTTTCTAATAGCTGGGGCGGACTGGAGCTGAACACTGTGCGCTTCGCCGATTGGATGCGGCAGCGAGGCTGGCCCGTACAGATTATCACTCTGCCGGGCTCGCCCATTGCTACCCGCACCACTGAGCTGCGCCTACCCCTTGCTACCCTCCAAAATCCCTGGAAAGCCGCCGATATTCCGGCCGCCGGGCGTTTGGCTAGCTTGCTGCGCGGGTTTGATACGCGGGTGCTCATTGTCACGCGCAATGGAGACCTGGGGCTGGCCGTGCTGTGCAAAACCTTCCGGATGCCGCAACTCCGGCTGGTGTATCAGCAGCACATGCAGCTCGGGCTGGCCAAGCGCGGGCTGTTGCACACCTTGCGCTACCGCGCTCTGGATGCCTGGCTGTCACCTCTGCCTGGTCTGGCCCGGCAGGTGCAGGAAAAAACCCGCCTTGCCGCCGAAAAACTGCACGTTGTCCCACTAGGAATTGAGCTGGAGAAGTTCGCGCAGCCTGGTTTTTCGCAAGCCGAGGCCCGCGCTGAGTTGGGTCTGTTCCTACCCCCCAATGCCGTACTAATGGGCCTGATTGGTCGTTTTGATGATGGCAAAGGCCAGAATTTCGTGGTGGAGGCATTGGGAAAGCTGCGCGAAAAACATTCCCAACTACATGTGCTATTTGTGGGCGAGCCTACCCGCAACGAGGGCAACGCCTACCGTGAAGCCGTGCAGAAACGGGTGCAGGAACTGGGCCTGACGGAAGCTGTGCATGTGCGGGAGTTTACCCTGAAACCCGAGGTAGCGTACCGCGCCCTCGATATTTCCATTACAGCTTCCGTGAACGAAACCTATGGCATGGTTACCATTGAGGCCATGGCAGCCGGCCTGCCCGTGGTGGCTTCCGCAACCGGTGGTACGCTGGAAATCGTGCGCGATGGTAACACCGGGCTGCTGTTTCCGCTGCGTGATGAAGCCGCGTTTGCTGACGCGGTGGAGCAACTGCTGGAAGTGCCGGAACTGGCTGAGCGCCTGGGCCAGCAGGCTCGGAAGGAGGCGCTGGCTACCTACTCGCATCATCGCCAGTGCGAGCTGACGGAAAACGTGCTGCGGACGCTGGTCTAA
- a CDS encoding ATP-dependent helicase: MDYHSLLNPSQAAAVLHTEGPCMIIAGAGSGKTRVLTYRIAHLLEKGVDPFNILALTFTNKAAKEMRARIEKVVGPEAKNLWMGTFHSIFARILRSEADKIGYPRSFTIYDTQDSKTLIGQILKELELDDKLYKPNMVLGRISAAKNKLISVQQYLNDPVIRQDDEAALRPKLGVIYQQYQSRCFKAGAMDFDDLLYQTNVLFKDHPDVLNKYQNMFRYVMVDEYQDTNYSQYLIARKLAAKERNICVVGDDAQSIYAFRGADIQNILNFEKDYPELQVFKLEQNYRSTKNIVWAANSVIKNNQAQLRKDVFSDNEEGPLIEVFKAASDNEEGKLVANSIYEDKMNQHLSYDDFAILYRTNAQSRAMEEALRKLNIKYKIVGGLSFYQRKEIKDLVAYLRLTVNPNDEQALRRVINYPKRGIGDTTIAKLISAAEESNHTIWEVVANADQFLPTRAANPIVDFAEKIKAYTAVAAKDDAFEAAKFIAKNSGLIEDLYADKSIEGLSRYENIQELLNGIKAFVEDPEREDKSLSSFLQDIALVTDADTKDAQSEGEQVTLMTIHSAKGLEFRNVYIVGMEENLFPSQMMITSRADLEEERRLFYVAITRAEKKLTLSYATSRYQWGNLRSCEKSRFLDEIDPQYVDFKFSAGPVGSAGPGESPFGHVFERRSNLVPPAPRKTVATKYSPPADFKPSDTSNLQTGQRVEHPKFGFGTVTKLENQAGSVKAIIQFEEVGEKTLLLSFAKLRVH; encoded by the coding sequence CTGGATTATCACTCGTTATTGAACCCCTCCCAGGCGGCGGCCGTGCTGCACACCGAAGGCCCCTGCATGATTATAGCTGGCGCGGGCTCCGGCAAAACCCGGGTGCTCACGTACCGCATTGCCCACCTACTCGAAAAGGGCGTAGATCCGTTTAACATCCTGGCCCTGACCTTTACCAACAAGGCGGCCAAGGAGATGCGCGCCCGTATTGAGAAGGTGGTAGGCCCCGAGGCCAAAAACCTGTGGATGGGTACTTTCCACAGCATCTTTGCCCGCATCCTGCGCTCCGAGGCCGATAAGATTGGCTACCCCCGCTCCTTTACTATTTACGATACCCAGGACTCCAAAACCCTCATTGGGCAGATCCTGAAGGAACTGGAGCTGGACGACAAGCTCTACAAGCCGAACATGGTGCTAGGCCGGATTTCGGCCGCCAAGAACAAGCTGATTTCAGTGCAGCAGTACCTCAACGACCCTGTGATTCGGCAGGACGACGAGGCGGCGCTGCGGCCCAAGCTGGGCGTCATCTACCAGCAGTACCAGAGCCGCTGCTTCAAGGCCGGGGCCATGGACTTCGATGACCTGCTCTACCAGACCAACGTGCTGTTCAAGGACCACCCTGACGTGCTGAACAAGTACCAGAACATGTTTCGGTATGTGATGGTAGACGAGTATCAGGACACCAACTACTCGCAATACCTGATTGCGCGCAAGCTGGCGGCCAAGGAGCGAAACATCTGCGTGGTAGGCGACGATGCGCAAAGCATCTACGCCTTCCGGGGTGCTGATATTCAGAACATTCTCAACTTCGAGAAAGACTACCCAGAGCTGCAGGTGTTCAAGCTGGAGCAGAACTACCGCTCTACCAAGAACATTGTATGGGCCGCTAACTCGGTTATCAAAAACAACCAGGCCCAGCTGCGCAAAGACGTTTTCTCCGATAACGAGGAAGGCCCGCTAATTGAGGTGTTCAAGGCGGCTTCCGATAATGAGGAAGGCAAACTGGTGGCCAACAGCATCTACGAGGACAAGATGAACCAGCATCTTTCCTACGATGACTTTGCCATTCTGTACCGCACCAACGCCCAGAGCCGGGCCATGGAAGAAGCCCTGCGCAAGCTCAACATCAAGTACAAGATTGTGGGCGGCCTGAGCTTCTACCAGCGCAAGGAAATTAAGGACTTGGTGGCCTACCTGCGTCTGACGGTGAACCCCAACGACGAGCAGGCCCTACGCCGCGTCATTAACTACCCCAAGCGCGGCATCGGCGACACCACCATTGCCAAGCTCATCAGCGCCGCCGAAGAATCCAACCACACCATCTGGGAGGTAGTCGCCAACGCCGACCAGTTCCTACCCACCCGCGCCGCTAATCCCATCGTGGACTTCGCGGAGAAGATTAAAGCGTACACGGCCGTAGCGGCCAAGGACGATGCCTTTGAGGCGGCCAAGTTTATTGCCAAAAACTCGGGTCTGATTGAGGACCTGTACGCCGATAAAAGCATTGAGGGCCTCTCCCGCTACGAGAACATCCAAGAACTGCTGAACGGCATCAAGGCCTTCGTGGAGGACCCGGAGCGCGAAGATAAGAGCCTCAGCTCCTTCCTGCAGGATATTGCCCTGGTAACGGACGCCGACACCAAAGATGCCCAGAGCGAAGGCGAGCAGGTGACTTTGATGACGATTCACTCAGCTAAGGGCCTGGAGTTCCGCAATGTGTACATCGTGGGTATGGAAGAAAACCTCTTCCCCAGCCAAATGATGATTACCTCGCGGGCCGACCTGGAAGAGGAGCGCCGCCTGTTCTACGTGGCCATCACGCGGGCCGAGAAAAAACTGACCCTCAGCTACGCTACCTCCCGCTACCAGTGGGGCAACCTGCGCAGCTGCGAGAAAAGCCGCTTCCTCGATGAAATCGACCCGCAGTACGTGGACTTTAAGTTCTCGGCGGGTCCGGTAGGTAGCGCCGGTCCGGGCGAGTCGCCGTTCGGGCACGTATTTGAGCGCCGCAGCAACCTGGTGCCACCCGCTCCGCGCAAAACCGTTGCCACCAAATACTCCCCCCCTGCCGACTTTAAGCCTTCTGATACCAGCAACCTGCAAACCGGCCAGCGTGTGGAGCACCCCAAGTTTGGTTTTGGCACCGTCACGAAGCTGGAAAATCAGGCTGGTTCCGTGAAAGCCATCATCCAGTTTGAAGAAGTTGGGGAGAAAACCCTGCTCCTGAGCTTCGCCAAGCTGCGCGTACATTAA